In Aegilops tauschii subsp. strangulata cultivar AL8/78 chromosome 3, Aet v6.0, whole genome shotgun sequence, one genomic interval encodes:
- the LOC109772141 gene encoding uncharacterized protein → MGAFYAEIRSGGARLGLETFENAHEATRVAPLEDTLADELRRQELAPPPRLVTDGDRQEHRRQQRRLLIVEPDEQAMTEWRQRYPEDVANENAFWAKRRVKQRVERADMRQRKALVISQYDLGQASFFDDNDPRWEDGFLSMSDDINEEDDDSEYFSV, encoded by the coding sequence ATGGGCGCGTTCTACGCGGAGATACGCTCCGGTGGCGCACGTCTCGGTCTCGAGACGTTCGAGAACGCGCACGAGGCCACCCGCGTGGCGCCTCTCGAGGACACACTCGCTGATGAACTTCGACGACAGGAACTTGCGCCTCCGCCGCGGCTAGTAACCGACGGCGACCGTCAGGAACACCGTAGGCAGCAGCGGCGCCTCCTCATCGTTGAGCCAGACGAGCAAGCCATGACGGAGTGGCGACAGCGCTACCCAGAGGACGTCGCCAACGAGAACGCCTTCTGGGCGAAGAGGAGGGTAAAGCAGCGCGTGGAACGGGCGGACATGCGTCAGCGGAAGGCACTGGTGATATCGCAGTACGACCTGGGACAGGCGTCATTCTTTGACGACAACGATCCTCGGTGGGAAGACGGGTTTCTGTCGATGTCGGACGACATCAACGAGGAGGACGACGACTCGGAGTATTTTTCAGTTTAG
- the LOC109772148 gene encoding cytokinin dehydrogenase 2-like, with translation MIMAALFVLGCFLQTVQGARADADALAWTPASPFRDELRDLGVAALIRDDAEATALASTDFGNVTVAPAAAVLYPSCPADIAALLRASCARSSPFPVSARGRGHSVRGQAAATDGVVVDMPSLGRLGGGSTASRLSVSVEGQYIDAGGEQLWVDVLHAALAHGLTPRSWTDYLHLTVGGTLSNAGISGQAFRYGPQISNVQELDVITGLGEMVTCSKGRNSDLFDAVLGGLGQFGVITRARIPLVPAPTRARWVRLLYTGAASLTGDQEQLIDVERANALSGLMDYVEGTVLADKGLIGSWRSPSPSSSSFCSEPDAAARVAKLAEEAGGVLYCLEGALYYGGTAGGEPDVEKRLETLLRELRYERGFASVHDVSYVEFLDRVRDGELKLRAAGQWDVPHPWLILFLPRSRVLDFAAGVFHGILRRGVTGAKGPILVYPMNRNRWDSDLSAVFPEEEEMFYTVGILRSAVSDGDLGRLEEQNDEILRFCEEARIRCVEYLSYYPDQAGWEKKHFGPAKWARFVERKRKYDPKAILSRGQRIFTSSLA, from the exons ATGATCATGGCTGCCCTCTTCGTGCTCGGCTGCTTCCTGCAGACCGTCCAGGGCGCACGGGCTGACGCCGACGCGCTCGCGTGGACACCGGCCTCCCCTTTCCGCGACGAGCTCCGCGACCTCGGCGTCGCCGCGCTGATCCGCGACGACGCCGAGGCCACCGCGCTCGCGTCCACTGACTTCGGCAACGTGACGGTCGCGCCGGCGGCGGCCGTGCTCTATCCGTCGTGCCCCGCAGACATTGCCGCGCTGCTGCGCGCCTCGTGCGCGCGCTCGTCCCCGTTCCCGGTGTCCGCCCGGGGACGCGGCCACTCCGTACGTGGCCAGGCGGCCGCGACCGACGGCGTCGTCGTCGACATGCCGTCGCTCGGACGCCTCGGCGGAGGCTCCACTGCGTCCCGCCTCTCCGTGTCGGTTGAAGGCCAGTACATAGACGCCGGCGGCGAACAGCTCTGGGTGGACGTGCTGCACGCCGCCCTCGCGCACGGCCTAACGCCGCGTTCGTGGACCGACTACCTCCACCTCACCGTCGGCGGCACGCTCTCCAACGCCGGCATCAGCGGCCAGGCCTTCCGCTACGGCCCCCAGATTTCCAACGTCCAAGAACTGGACGTCATCACCG GGCTCGGAGAGATGGTGACGTGTTCGAAGGGGAGGAACTCCGACCTATTCGACGCCGTGCTGGGCGGGCTTGGGCAATTCGGCGTCATAACGCGAGCGCGCATACCGCTCGTGCCCGCGCCGACGAGGGCGCGCTGGGTGCGCCTCCTGTACACGGGCGCCGCCTCACTCACCGGCGACCAGGAGCAGCTCATAGACGTCGAGCGTGCCAACGCGCTGTCCGGGCTCATGGACTACGTCGAGGGCACGGTCCTCGCGGACAAGGGCCTGATCGGGAGCTGgcgctcgccgtcgccgtcgtcatcgtcCTTCTGCTCGGAGCCCGACGCCGCAGCGCGCGTCGCCAAGCTCGCCGAGGAGGCAGGCGGCGTCCTCTACTGCCTTGAGGGAGCGCTATACTACGGCGGAACGGCCGGCGGCGAGCCCGACGTCGAAAAG AGGCTGGAGACGCTACTGCGTGAGCTGCGGTACGAGCGGGGCTTCGCGTCCGTGCATGACGTGTCTTACGTGGAGTTCCTGGACCGCGTGCGCGACGGCGAGCTCAAGCTCCGCGCCGCCGGTCAATGGGACGTGCCGCACCCCTGGCTCATTCTCTTCCTCCCGCGCTCCCGCGTCCTGGACTTCGCCGCCGGCGTCTTCCATGGCATCCTCCGCCGCGGCGTCACCGGCGCCAAGGGACCCATCCTCGTCTACCCCATGAACCGGAACAGGTGGGACAGCGACTTGTCGGCGGTGTTCCCGGAGGAGGAAGAGATGTTCTACACGGTGGGAATCCTCCGGTCGGCCGTGTCCGACGGCGACCTTGGGCGCCTGGAGGAGCAGAACGACGAGATCTTACGGTTCTGCGAGGAGGCCAGGATACGGTGCGTGGAGTACCTGTCGTACTACCCCGACCAGGCCGGGTGGGAGAAGAAGCACTTTGGTCCGGCCAAGTGGGCCAGGTTCGTGGAGCGGAAGAGGAAGTATGATCCCAAGGCGATCCTGTCCCGTGGCCAGAGAATTTTCACATCCTCGCTGGCTTGA